One Kiritimatiellia bacterium DNA segment encodes these proteins:
- a CDS encoding Coenzyme F420 hydrogenase/dehydrogenase, beta subunit C-terminal domain has product MDTREKYFAADKYRNVEGILGIVRDGLCHRCGACIGVCPVGTFGIDDHAYPKQVDKCIECNICVRVCPGLAVDYPALGEAMFPGRYQFGSLMGPFLSTYVGHAGEPEVRKLGASGGVITQVLAHWLETGRIKGALVTVEDPDEPSRGKGIIARTREDILRSAQSRYCSAPSFSALYDIRNEEGPFAVVGLPCQIHALRKRQLMDPRWKQRIPMVIGLLCHYNLPFESTQASGRMLAPKDHKLAHTNFRQRDERGWPHNTLEMTFTDGSKWRSPYGPAQIFNIVARVSPLGRCLMCLDAAAEFSDFSIGDPWIRDEQGRWKYDEPGGWSSILVRTETAADWLRDAERAGKLVMKPIPPAEVERGQHAMMIEKKQRTAFRLRLRKKFGKPVPAYPMPLPETSPEQKRKEMAFWFTRILPAFPRLAKLALKIGLSPIGGYFVRRRMKARQRAAASGKYLVSTSDFGDAREKKQD; this is encoded by the coding sequence ATGGACACCCGCGAAAAATACTTCGCCGCCGACAAGTACCGCAACGTCGAGGGCATCCTCGGGATCGTCCGGGACGGGCTCTGCCACCGGTGCGGGGCCTGCATCGGGGTTTGCCCCGTCGGCACGTTCGGCATCGACGACCACGCCTACCCGAAGCAGGTGGACAAGTGCATCGAGTGCAACATCTGCGTCCGGGTCTGCCCCGGGCTGGCGGTGGACTACCCCGCGCTCGGCGAGGCGATGTTCCCCGGGCGCTACCAATTCGGCAGCCTCATGGGGCCCTTCCTTTCCACGTACGTCGGCCACGCCGGCGAGCCGGAGGTCCGGAAACTGGGCGCGAGCGGCGGGGTGATCACCCAGGTCCTCGCCCACTGGCTCGAGACCGGCCGGATCAAGGGCGCGCTGGTGACGGTCGAGGACCCCGACGAGCCCTCGCGCGGCAAGGGGATCATCGCCCGCACGCGCGAGGACATCCTGCGCTCCGCGCAATCCCGCTACTGCTCCGCGCCGTCGTTCTCCGCGCTCTACGACATCCGCAACGAGGAAGGCCCTTTTGCGGTCGTCGGGCTCCCTTGCCAGATCCACGCCCTGCGCAAGCGCCAGCTCATGGACCCGCGCTGGAAGCAGCGCATCCCGATGGTCATCGGCCTCCTCTGCCACTACAACCTGCCCTTCGAGTCCACGCAGGCCTCGGGGCGGATGCTCGCGCCGAAGGACCATAAACTCGCGCACACGAACTTCCGTCAGCGCGACGAGCGCGGCTGGCCGCACAACACGCTGGAGATGACGTTCACCGACGGCTCGAAGTGGCGCTCGCCGTACGGGCCGGCCCAGATCTTCAACATCGTCGCCCGCGTCTCGCCGCTCGGCCGCTGCCTGATGTGCCTCGACGCGGCGGCGGAGTTCTCCGACTTCTCCATCGGCGACCCGTGGATCCGCGACGAGCAGGGTCGCTGGAAGTACGACGAGCCCGGCGGCTGGTCGTCCATCCTCGTCCGCACGGAAACCGCGGCGGATTGGCTGCGGGACGCGGAACGGGCCGGCAAGCTGGTGATGAAGCCCATCCCGCCCGCCGAGGTCGAGCGCGGCCAGCACGCGATGATGATCGAGAAGAAGCAGCGGACAGCCTTCCGGCTGCGGCTCCGGAAGAAGTTCGGCAAGCCGGTCCCGGCCTATCCCATGCCCCTGCCGGAAACCTCGCCGGAGCAGAAACGCAAGGAGATGGCCTTCTGGTTCACGCGCATCCTCCCGGCCTTCCCGCGCCTCGCGAAGCTGGCGCTGAAGATCGGGCTCTCGCCGATCGGCGGGTACTTCGTCCGCCGCCGCATGAAGGCCCGCCAGCGCGCCGCCGCCAGCGGGAAGTACCTGGTCAGCACGTCCGACTTCGGCGACGCGAGGGAGAAAAAACAGGACTGA